gccgccatcagtgtcagccagtttgccgtggcatacggagctccatcgcagtctttaacactggtagcatgccgcgacaacgtggacgtgaaccgtatgtgcagttgacggactttgagcgagggcgtatagtgggcatgcgggaggccgggtggacgtaccgccgaattgctcaacatgtggggcgtgaggtctccacagtacatcgattttgtcgccagtggtcggcggaaggtgcacgtgcccgtcgacctgggaccggaccgcagcgacgcacggatgcacgccaagaccgtaggatcctacgcagtgccgtaggggaccgcaccgccacttcccagcaaattagggacactgttgctcctggggtgtcggcgaggaccactcgcaaccgtctccatgaagctgggctacggtcccgcacaccgttaggccgtcttccgctcacgccccaacatcgtgcagcccgcctccagtggtgtcgcgacaggcgtgaatggagggacgaatggagacgtgtcgtcttcagcgatgagagtcgcttctgccttggtgccaatgatggtcgtatgcgtgtttggcgccgtgcaggtgagcgccacaataaagactgcatacgaccggggcacacagggccaacacccggcatcatggtgtggggagagatctcctacactggccgtacacctctggtgatcgtcggggggacactgaatagtgcacggtacatccaaaccgtcattgacaccatcgttctaccattcctagaccggcaagggaacttgctgttccaacaggacaatgcacgtccgcatgtatcccgcgccacccaacgtgccctagaaggtgtaagtcaactaccctggccagcaagatctccggatctgtcccccattaagcatgtttgggactggatgaagcgtcgtctcacgcggtctgcacgtccagcacgaacgctggtccaactgaggcgccaggtggaaatggcatgacaagccgttccacaggactacatccagcatctctacgatcgtctccatgggagaatagcagcgtgcattgctgcgaaaggtggatatacactgtactagtgccgacattatgcatgctctgttgtctgtgtctatgtgcctgtggttctgtcagtgtgatcatgtgatgtatctgaccccaggaatgtatcaataaagtttccccttcctgggacaatgaattcacggtgttcttatttcagtttccaggagtgtacaaagttcTAAAATAAAGGATAAGATATTCAACTGTCATAAATATCTGGAGTTTACGATTGGAGTTAAGCTCACAGTCCTCGCAATTCGCAAGTAAAAGCAATGCGAGATGAGATCCTAAATAAGGGcttatttccaaaagaaaaaaaaagtagagtAAAGAGTTACTGGGATGACAAGAATCAGAAGTTTGCTCTATGGAGTATCGGGATCGGGATTTATGTAAAGAAAAACATATGACTAGGTAACAATAATGATAGTACGCATGGCGATTAATAAAAGAAGAGACATGGTTGAGGACATAAGTGTTGTCCTATTGATATTAATGTACATggtgattatgtataaaatatagcATGTTCGAGCTGAGGGTGGGGGCatatgtagtgattcgagaatttccacgtaaattctggaaccactcgactTCTACCGATGTTTTAAACACAAGTGTGAAAGACCCTGTTTACTGCGCAACACGTGTCTGTGTGTGCAGGACTGACGTTTGGCATGAGAAGACTTGGAGCTGCGCCAGACGAGCGGAATCGACAAGTGGTTACCGGCAGCTCCCTGCAATCTATATCAAAAGGTACAAGGAATGTGTGTGTAATATTTCGTGGTTTGTGGTGCCATGTTAAAGAGACAGATGAAGCATGGCTTGTATAGAGACTTTTGACTTACTTCATGCCTTGCCGATGAACAAAGCAAGACACATTTATTATGCCCACAAATTATTTGGTTATCAAACCACTGatatttgaatatgtgtaaatgagtATAAAGCTTAAGGACTACGTCAGCTTGCAGAAGTTGTTGTCTGTGGAGGTTGAAAATATAAAGTGATTGAGCTGAAAAGTATTCTAAAATTACCTAAGTTATTTCAGTAATAGAGAAGTAgtttaataaattcctttaaccagcTATGGTCTCCGGAGAAGAAGCTTTTTAGGAGATCGACGTAGCTGATTACCCAGAGGATCGGCTACACACAACATGCAAGTTAACTGATTTGAGAGACGTGCCAGCCTTGCAGCTCAATACCACATTGACTCTTGTCGTCCGAAAAACGTTAGAAGATTAAGCAGTAATTTAGTAGAAAATGTGCACATTTTCATGGAATTATACCGAAGAAACATATTCTCATGTAATCAATGCAAAGAAGAGTATAAGGCTCACAACTGTTAgagactaaaattaaaattttcgttcCATCGTTAAATGGGATATCGCAGGACATTCCTGTAATTATGTCAACAGTTTTGGAAGCTTTATACCAACTAAGAACACATAATATGGGCAATCATTATAGGCACTGCTTTTCTTGCATCTGAACACTTTGATGCAAGAGCCCTAGTGATGTATAGTGCTCACCGTCATTTCttaagaaaaaatgcaaatggaaTTTACATCAATTTGCAACATTCATACATAATGGGTTATGGTGATtttacgttgcatcacagaaaataTCATATACAATCGACCACTGAAGCATTTTCAAAAAATTTGGAACTTTTGCAATCATTTTCCATACTTGCTTACCACCTGTGTATGTGCCAGAGCTTACATATATAGGACACTGAGTAATAAAGACACTTATTTACTGCAAAATGCACTGCTGCTTTATTTTATACACGTGGGCGCAGGGTACAGGACAATGTGAGCAGCTCCAGACTGCGCCTCCACACCATTGCGCCTCCTCTGCAGCGGCGACTACTTGCTGTGGGCGGCTCTGCGGGCAGCGCCTGACCTGGCGTGGGGCCTGACTGCAGCTCTGCCCGCAGCGTGTCGGCTGCCTGCACGAGCATGCTTGGCGTGGCCAGCCCGGGCGTGAGCTCCTGCTCAACAGGAAACAACATACATGACGTTTCAGTGATGACTGTTCACATTCATGTCTCACCAAAAAACATCAGTAGTCATATGAACAATACTGGTTTTTAATTAATCACTAAGCCTGCATTTTATACTCAGTTAACATACTGAAGTACTTAGGCGACACACAGCTGGTTCTCTAACTGATTATTGCTGTCCTATTCTCCAAGAGAAATGCTCCAAGCCTTAAGTGCTTGCTGTCGTGAGCCGAGTTACGTACAATGTAATTTAAGTCGATATTTTACACCATACTTACATGATACAGGCATTTGTGATGGCAATCACACACAGATAAGTTGTAAAGTTTGTACCTGTGATGATAACTAAAAGTTTTTGATCTGTTGCAGATGTTTAACATATGCGATTACATACAGCCTGTGTTATGATTTTCGAAAGCACTTTTAGTGCTTCACATAACTATGCAATCTATGAGTTATTATCTTTGTTACCAGTGTTTCAAATTCACAATATCATAGATAAGCAGAGCATGAAACACACTGAACactactttgtattttcaaattatATAATTCACATTATAATCGCCTATCAGAAAGAGAAACTGCATAAACTTTTCTTCGTATCTGTATGAAAGATTAAATGACATGTGATCAAATTTTACCTGAGGAAAGTATATTTTGTGTAGCGCAATTCATGAAACGTTTATCAAATTAGAAAACTCTTAGAATGATTACTTAGTATTTGTGGTTCTGCATCCTACATCTATAGCTGCATTCTATTTTGCGAGGCTTATAGCATTAGTGTGTATTAGAAACACAGATAgataacacaaaaattatatttcaggTTGAATACTATTGCAAATCGACAGTGTCAGAAACGTTTTTCCTTATAATCTcaattaaatatttgtttaataAACAATATGCAGTCTTTCACATTTGGGTACAACAGTGACATCTAGTTAATAGAGCTCTTGTGTCGTTGCACTTGGAATCAAGTAACCTGCGTGGTTACTGTTTCTTGAGTAAACCAGTCTTGCACATAACATAATACAAACTACTGACAGAAAAAGAGATATCAGGTTCTGTGAGCAATGTTTGCATCTTTGTTAGTATATTAATAATGTTGTATCTACTGGATACAGGCATAGAAATACTGGTTCTCATTACAGAATCAGCAGTGTGTaactgttagtagtagtagtagtagtagtagtagtagtagtagtcgtagtagctttattcatccataaatctctttttacaaggatgtaagacatgtcaaagtatttacaagtttagatcaatttaaaacgaGCTAGATCGTATacgcatatatttacagacttctagttagggacaatctttagatttactcctggtatacaacactttcttacaaataacttattaaataatgtaatgccacactgttcagtcAAATctccctatcagtcactgcacacactatacacacattgttacataacacttcattcactacacacacacacacacacacacacacacacacacacacacacacacatacacacacagacactggTTAACTCTGGGCCATTTTTTGCACTacagcttcccatttgctatcctgaaaaactgaatcaaCGTCCCTCCACAATGAATAACCTattgagttcagaaagaggaagaggtgttaacatagtgctatgcatagcttggggtaagtatttctagaaacgaaaaaaacaaggaaaaagacATAAAGTGAAGGTATTATGTAGAATGGTCGATGTTttacaatcattattattattatttatttgtatagctCTTTTATCAAACATTTACTTTGTtccagctaagtaatccttcaatgtataacatgcattgcataacaggtactttttagctgacttttaaaataagtgtatttttgcaatttctttaatctcttttaataatctattgtgcagttttattccttggtagaaaatgctgttttgagttttatgtttattttttcttgttaaatgtaagttgcgtctatctcttgttgcatggtcatggacagagctgtttgtgcagtaattaccaatgttatttttgatgtgtacaactgactggtagatGTATTCTCATGGAGCAGTGAAAATCTCCAAGGTTTTGAACAGATCCTTACAACGaaatcgactagtatttttggttattattctgatgggtcttttctggagtttgaaaattgtcttcATATTTCGTGCATTTGTGCCCAAAAAaggaattccatagctaagaattgagtgtacatacgaataatatgtaactaaaagacaatgCATATTATatactgatgataggattcgaagggcataacatgctgatgacattctgtttgaaaGTACCTTTGCGTGTTTGTACCACTTCAACTCAGAATCACtaatcattcctagaaattttgcgctTGTTAcatagtctatagaggtgccacctaCATTTAATTGAacatattcattttttctcttcaaactgaaattcttggcattaattttatttatgttcaatgtcactttattgcttattgaccagtcataaacttccttgagagtttcatttgctttctcagcagaggagttctcttgttttctcagtgactataatattgctgtcatcagcaaagagaatttttgtcACCATGAATAACACTActggaaaagtcattgatgtatataacagtattggtcctaatattctaccttgtggaacccctatattaatttattttgattctgataagtgtcttactaaatgtttggatctatttgaagaatgtgttatctctactccttgtaccctatctgttaggtatgatcgaaaccagtcatcagctacccctcttattcctattgcttctaatttatttaatataatcatgtggtcgactgtatcaaatccCCTGAgacagatccaaaaatatgcctgtgacacactcatctttatcaagagcatcaattaCAACTTTAAGCAAagatacaactcttgcctgttttaactgctctggaaatgtccctgatgtgaaggatttactTATTACATTTCTTAAGAGGCCTTGTATAGTCCCATGCATTATTCCAGTACACATGCTACTTCATCTATGCCTACTGgcttttaattttttagtttttgaacagttctattgacttcattctttgtggttggaagtaacatcattgtatttagtgcaacattatttacaagtgTTATATTTTTGGGGGGGAATTGTTGCTGTAAATTCTCTGCCATATtgtaaaaatgctcgtttacatagtttgctaagtgttatggattatttattaccttatccccctcccttagcagtatgttattctgcgtttgtttgcctcccccatttccttttttataagactttgccttttcatacaatgataatactacatgttggatatctgtgtctctacaccagtcctgagtaatacaaactactgtacaGTTCAAAGATCGGAGTTCTCTTTTTAAtagttatatattattttttattgattgcatgttgtgATGTGAaacgccccatgttactcttttcaGTGGTTTTTCTTTGTAACATCTTGTATATGTGATATTAGAAGTGTTAAAATCTGTAAAATCTGTTTTGtgggtgattgtttcagtattttttaaactactGGAGATATTATTTAGGCAAggcaacctgttgtctggatttatactAATAAAGacttacttttcctacctatgacaacaggtagttgaccatgtgtggcctgagatccatcccctatactttcatgaatcattgtacccatcttcccttcccagtcctgtttaggtgtaggccatgcctagtgaaatcccAGCTGTTGATAGTCCCAACGGCATCAGAGAGACATGAGCAAaattggctgtcctcagagccatccctaaccacagattgattcgcctcacagctccatgaaggtgtggtcgatcatgacgccagaacagctcaacaaagtgtacgttggtgccgtgAGTAAGGGAAGCTATCTTGACCAGGTCAACACCTATGTcgtatgccccatccctgtccaaactgttcagTGCCCCACCCATTATCATTagatggtcctcttttgtaaagtccttacataaagaccctacgtCCTCTATGGACATGACTTAGCCCtgtatttggcttgaagatactggtggcctggtgcgCTGCCCTAATCTTTCCTGTAATGAGGGCCTACATTCTGCCCATGGCTACTacttagcagcagcactttcttctcccTAAAACGTTGTACATTCCTAGGATTCTTGGCTTCAGTTGAAGTATGCCTCACAATAACTGCTCtttgttctacctgaggctcttctccacttaactctggcagtgacagatacctgtttttgccgttaatgataaaactgtcagatagcgttctctttcttcctgtcctactaccagctgccagttcacaaccaccctcctccccctttTCTCCCTTGATCtttatgagttccttccttgcttcctccaactgtacctgaagggcacagattatcctttcctgttccccaatcaaaatgtacctactgcatactctgcagataCAGGTACGAGCCTCTTCTGTCAAAATTCTCCCCACTGCATGTCcctcagtgaaaatatttcctacaagattggcaacaaatccctctattcactaccctataacagctcccacgtttctcactcatggtcagtttcaagAGAATAATTAAATTTgaggaatgttttaaatttgtcaaggacgcgagATTGGCAGTGTGTAAAGAAAAAAAGACGCAAATATCTTATTTGCTGTAGTTGTTCTTTTtgaactgatttagagatacaatgacagaagaatgaatttgtaattactttgattTTAGATAATTTGCGATATCAGGTGTGTATGGTCAGGTTTTAAGACGTTTATAACTCTtaaaatttaggcctagatcgcgtctatctaactagtaaacaatacgaaatgtgttagttaaatacgacttAGAACCGCTTAATTACACATTTATtaagacaatagacactgatgaaactagtacctgtcTTTTTTAAGCGAATTTCGCActgtcaagaaaacttgaatagaagcttttgtgtttatgtcacgcaaaatttcgtGTTATTTCGCGATTATTGGGACTTCAGTTAAAGAACAAGCTTTTTCGAGAAGATGCtctgctgggacgctaatattTAGTTGtttgacaagaacggacactacagcaagtaaaaataaagaaaatacattctTTTAGCAgatgaagaaaatacctgtgatcttaCTCGGTGGCCATCTAGTGTTCATATTTCCCCATTACCACTGATGCAGTACTTTCTGTATTGTGAATTCCTATTACTATTATATCCTATTCGGCAACTCTCATTGGTGTAGAAATTCATATTAGAAATTTTGTAGCATCTGTATAGAAGGCTGATACAAATGTATTATTTAGACAATATATTGTTAAACCACTGTAGAACAGATATCATCCACATATGACAAAAAAACATCCTATGGCATAGACATAAATCAGTGGGGCCCTAATCAGATTCCGTATTTAGCATGTATAAATGTTTTAATGATGCCCAACACCAATGTTAAAGGTCAGTATGATTGAATGTACCAGTATATTTAATGAATGCAGTAATGGCATCATCGTAATAAGTTCTTTGAACAGCGTGCCTCTTCTGCAGGCAAATGCCTTACACTTTTAAAGCGTAGAAATAATTTACGTTATCAACTAGGGGTTTAAACCTAAATGAAATTATACTAAGACGGGTCCTCAAAATAGGCCAAATCCTGATGATGAGAATGCTGCGGCAGTAAGGACCAAGCGCATCATACCCGCCTCAGCTGATGTTTACCTTTGCCTGCCAGCCTGTTCTCCACACTCCCAGCGTCCCAGCCATCGTTCCCGTCTGCGTCTTCGTCTGCTGAGCTGTCAGCGTCGTCGTCATCAGCGTCTCTGTTTTCGGCTGCTTCATCCATAACGTCCTCCCCGTCGTCTGCAGCGGCGAGCGGCGTGCAGTACGCCACAAGCAACACACCAGCGATGAGCAAGACGAGGGCTGCCTTCATGGTTACAGTGGCTTCTACTCTGAGTGCCTCTCGACAAGTGCCGCAAGTGAACTCACCCACCTCCTCTTATACGGCGCGTCCGACTCTTGTCGCCCAAACTGCTGCAGGCAAGAGCAGCTTTTTAGTGTGTACGTCAGAAAGTGCAGCTATCCATATCGCCGTCCTATCTTACTGCTGGAAATATCTTTGGAGACTTGGTAAGAAACCTTGAGCCAAAAGATAGGATTAGACGAAAGGAAATTGTGAGCACATTAGCCGATAAATACTCGACAATCAATGAAAGCAAATGATTAAAAAGTTTTTATACTTCaattataaaatttcttctttCGTAACGACCGTACATGCAACAGCACTGACTTTGTTTAATAACAAATTTACGAAGGAATTAGAATTTCATTTGTACACTATTTTCACACCATCCTCTGATTTCTGACGTTGCGAATCGTTAACTCATTATATCAATAATTAACAGTATTTTTGGGTTTATTTCGCCATGAACCATTACTACTCACAATTTTTATGTAGGGACTGATCCAAAAGAAGCCTGCAAACGTATTGTTCAGGAATCTCTTATCACGAATAAAACCTTTGCTGTGTCAGTTAATCGAGGTTTCTGGCTGGAGGCTGCTGTGGAAGTTTTCGTCTTCTCAGAATTTCTCTATAGGTGGCAGATCAGGACGCCCAGTAGGCCATTCGTGAATACGTGCTTCCGTGGTGTGAAGTTTTTCAGTGGATTATTTCCTTTGGCACAGCAGTCATCAGTGGAATGAAAACTGCATTGCTCCCTATGACCCTTCACCTGGTTGTCTATGGTCGCATTGCCCGCGATCTAAACACTACAAACAGTAGCGAGAATCGTCGCTATATATATTAAACTAGCCTTTCTATATAGTAGGTGTGGCATGGGGCTTACCATGTGTTCGTTCTATAAATTTCTGTTCCTGCTCTCTCATCTTAAATAATACGCTAACGATACAATTCTTGCAAGCAGACAGTAGATCtataactactgattttctccgcGAGATTAAGTAGGCTTCTAATCTTTACCAACTTTACTTACTTCTTTATATTTACTTCTGCAGTGTAATATATGGTCCATTGGTCACTGACAGTATGTGCTGCAAACCCATATACACAAGCAGGCATGAATTGTCTTTCAGTAATTTGTTACAAACACCATTTCGTGTTGCCTGAATCTTCCTTGGTTGcttaaaatttatttcacttttaagAGGGAAAAACACCACGTTTGGTTCTTCTACTATGTGCATTTCCAAATTAGCATTTTCGTATTTACAAGCTTTACTTTTTCAAAAGTGAGGTCTTTGTGCCCAATCAGTTCTCCCCAAAATCGAGAGAAACCGCCTTAATTAGTTATGTGCTCAGTGCTCAGTATGTTCATACAGCACCCACATTATTCATATTTTTGTCGTGTAACGTCCAGGTTACATATTGACTATCAGAACTTTGTTTTTCGTAGTACCACTGGGCAATAATTAAA
This region of Schistocerca gregaria isolate iqSchGreg1 chromosome 7, iqSchGreg1.2, whole genome shotgun sequence genomic DNA includes:
- the LOC126282252 gene encoding uncharacterized protein LOC126282252; the protein is MKQPKTETLMTTTLTAQQTKTQTGTMAGTLGVWRTGWQAKELTPGLATPSMLVQAADTLRAELQSGPTPGQALPAEPPTASSRRCRGGAMVWRRSLELLTLSCTLRPRV